One part of the uncultured Bacteroides sp. genome encodes these proteins:
- the dcm gene encoding DNA (cytosine-5-)-methyltransferase, protein MKSENRKIRFIDLFAGAGGLSEGFIRQGFEPVAHVEMDKAACNTLRTRTTYHYLRKTEKFNLYIDYLKSRITRKKLYSYLPEELKDSVINLAIGKENNEQIFSRIDKLKGNEPIDLIVGGPPCQAYSLIGRAADKNKMKKDDRNLLYVQYGEFLRKYQPKYFVFENVIGLLSAKAAEGERYLDRLIELYREIGYETEYKILQASDFGVLQKRKRVILIGKKGKETGFYPEFIPHKSDVLVEEIFKGLPSLKAGEGNLLSTDYTTHEETGYLFDKKIRSGLDFTTLHIARPNNEQDKEIYRIAVNKWNAKKERLDYNDLPDRLKTHKNRHSFFDRFKVVASDLPANHTVVAHIAKDGHYYIHPDINQNRSLTPREAARLQSFPDDFYFEGQTEKPSRTSAFKQIGNAVPVLLAEEIAKRMKKLI, encoded by the coding sequence ATGAAATCAGAAAATAGAAAAATTCGTTTTATAGATTTATTTGCAGGAGCAGGAGGGTTATCCGAAGGTTTTATCAGGCAGGGGTTTGAACCTGTTGCGCACGTAGAAATGGATAAAGCAGCTTGTAATACTTTACGAACCAGAACAACATATCATTATCTTAGGAAAACTGAAAAATTTAATTTGTATATAGATTATTTGAAAAGTCGGATTACCAGAAAAAAATTATATTCTTATTTACCTGAAGAACTTAAAGATTCTGTGATTAATTTGGCTATTGGAAAAGAGAATAATGAACAGATATTTTCTCGAATAGATAAGCTGAAAGGTAATGAACCAATTGATCTGATTGTTGGCGGACCACCTTGTCAGGCATATTCTTTAATTGGCAGAGCAGCCGACAAAAATAAGATGAAGAAGGATGACCGTAACTTATTATATGTTCAGTATGGTGAATTCTTAAGAAAATATCAGCCCAAGTACTTTGTTTTTGAAAATGTAATTGGTCTTTTATCTGCGAAAGCAGCTGAAGGTGAAAGATATTTGGATAGGCTTATAGAATTGTATAGAGAAATTGGTTACGAAACAGAATACAAAATACTTCAGGCTAGTGATTTTGGCGTTTTGCAAAAAAGAAAAAGAGTAATTCTTATTGGAAAAAAAGGAAAGGAAACTGGGTTCTATCCAGAGTTTATTCCTCATAAATCAGATGTACTTGTTGAAGAAATATTTAAAGGATTACCATCTCTGAAAGCAGGAGAAGGAAATCTTCTATCAACAGATTACACTACCCATGAAGAAACGGGATATCTTTTTGATAAGAAGATAAGAAGTGGGCTTGATTTTACAACATTGCATATTGCGCGTCCAAACAATGAACAGGATAAAGAAATTTATAGAATTGCAGTAAACAAGTGGAATGCTAAAAAAGAAAGACTAGACTACAATGATTTGCCTGACAGATTAAAAACGCATAAAAACAGACATTCATTTTTTGATCGGTTTAAAGTCGTGGCATCTGATTTACCTGCAAACCACACTGTTGTAGCGCATATAGCTAAGGATGGGCACTATTATATTCATCCTGACATAAATCAAAATCGTTCTTTAACACCTCGAGAAGCTGCTCGTTTACAATCATTTCCTGATGATTTTTATTTTGAAGGTCAGACAGAAAAACCAAGTAGAACTTCTGCATTTAAACAAATAGGGAATGCAGTTCCGGTATTATTAGCAGAAGAAATAGCAAAAAGAATGAAAAAACTGATTTAA
- a CDS encoding AarF/UbiB family protein, giving the protein MEKYCCFNCPQSDYSEKSLTDLCPKCSLPYGFPLNEGSAPKEIDNYKVIKALSRGFYGATYIVEKKTSIRTKKMVFKVVPQKVYEFFGKNFEDECRFHAIAADGAQHIVDIDEIFDTEINFGDTIISCHVAILEYIEGDTLKSLLESSEPLKASTIGQIAIDLLKILSELHTKQLFHNDLHPGNIILQKLKDDYKRVGELDEYIKAVAIDFGSLRDKTQSGDNSNRVGDLHWVARTLNILSQKILENPYNSEERDYRLAGLLEERAHILFPRVTSQRIYEFDEVITQIKNAFIQVDSPWRQTLNLRNFKDSYNAQTMAPWFVPNLLVDDDDRWISEISNKGPQVITGMRGCGKTMLLRALQFHARAIPRDSSVEKNDSKLIVKRLQSEEYLGLYVSCTRLLDKLGEQDQPLHEPFTRLFLAYALEAINAIRHLRELDRTIINQNSFKIIAEAITSHVEGTVELSKLLLEHEIEKYIKNAINSLSKGEEKFTIKANPAIVFPQLANAFRMCSTIWQNSYIFFLLDDVSTRFLNDQNIIRLVSSLLFQNEFCSFKFTTEAQTLEMVINSPGNIEQARIGRDYNVFDLGYQVNEKVHSNKKDGIAFVEKILYKRANFHNSHPKNITPSQILGDASLQSIAENIAKPSKASEKKGLYHGITALAGVCVGDIGDIITLYEMILKKRNFETPVSPVNQNECYLELCNSRLFDIDRRESRLFDFAEAFAEAAHYLLIQSYKQSKKTSNIRLRQYSSIFINVSNGDTIKQYKQVRELIDAGIFNFSGGPQASRTNRQGVKPQQQFKLTYRKLYGINKHIGLAQSDRFELSGESLEEWLNNPKKGKDILIRNLKKGTDEIEVDGLADIDDSSKVELDKPYQMSFFDEDLFGDETDDQDEITTIENIAKDKTPNVSTITYSKLKKNGIYQIMVGLGFEECTLKSFENILQIAPQNATLIKFKEEGKSKEMVDRLSSLNVVMNTVEYSDVITGNLNLYSENTLFDITGLPQSIIFTSIRNSLINQENVNFAYTSAEIYYPLNEDIETLLLKHEAKDKTYFLESLSDILKGEQGPYKLIPLLPKEINPAARRVLVAFSSPKHERLFTLLDEREYDKILIIVPTEDGPRNKLARIAAEVVVRKFNHAEIKEFGGDSLQELMKYLSLQYQKYFINNNYSFEIAITGNKLQTVACAAICATYKVNQCWYLQPTEWDSKRFTQGYGDTQLYSINKVC; this is encoded by the coding sequence ATGGAAAAATACTGCTGTTTTAATTGTCCACAAAGTGATTATAGTGAAAAGTCTTTAACTGATTTATGTCCCAAATGCTCTTTGCCTTATGGGTTTCCTTTAAATGAAGGTAGCGCTCCCAAAGAAATTGATAATTATAAAGTAATCAAAGCCTTAAGTAGAGGATTTTATGGAGCTACGTATATAGTTGAGAAAAAAACTTCTATTCGTACAAAAAAAATGGTATTTAAAGTTGTTCCTCAAAAAGTTTATGAATTCTTTGGTAAGAATTTTGAAGATGAATGTAGATTTCATGCTATAGCCGCAGATGGAGCACAACACATTGTTGATATTGATGAAATTTTTGATACTGAGATTAATTTTGGTGACACAATTATCTCCTGTCATGTTGCAATCCTAGAGTACATTGAAGGAGATACCTTAAAATCATTACTTGAAAGTAGTGAACCTCTTAAAGCATCAACCATAGGACAAATAGCAATAGACCTATTAAAAATTTTGTCCGAACTACATACAAAGCAATTATTTCATAATGACTTACATCCAGGCAATATTATTTTGCAAAAATTGAAAGATGATTATAAACGTGTTGGTGAATTGGATGAGTATATAAAGGCTGTAGCAATTGATTTTGGGTCATTAAGAGATAAGACACAAAGTGGAGATAATTCAAATAGAGTAGGGGATTTGCATTGGGTTGCCAGAACTTTGAATATTTTGAGTCAAAAGATTTTAGAGAATCCTTATAATTCAGAGGAAAGAGATTATAGACTTGCAGGATTATTAGAAGAGCGCGCCCATATTCTGTTTCCACGTGTAACTAGTCAAAGAATATATGAATTTGATGAAGTTATAACTCAAATCAAAAATGCATTTATTCAAGTTGATTCACCATGGCGTCAAACCCTTAATCTTAGAAACTTTAAAGACTCTTATAATGCTCAAACAATGGCTCCATGGTTTGTACCTAATTTATTAGTAGATGATGATGACAGATGGATTAGTGAAATTAGTAATAAAGGGCCACAAGTAATTACTGGAATGCGTGGTTGCGGTAAAACGATGCTATTAAGAGCGCTTCAATTTCATGCAAGAGCTATTCCTCGAGATTCATCAGTTGAGAAAAATGACAGCAAATTAATTGTTAAAAGGTTACAAAGTGAAGAATATCTTGGTCTATATGTTTCATGTACCCGTTTACTTGACAAATTAGGTGAACAAGATCAACCTCTTCATGAACCATTTACTCGATTATTTTTAGCTTATGCTTTGGAAGCAATAAACGCAATTCGGCATTTGAGAGAACTTGATCGTACAATAATTAATCAGAATTCTTTTAAAATCATTGCTGAAGCAATAACAAGTCATGTTGAAGGAACTGTAGAACTAAGTAAACTTCTTTTGGAACACGAAATTGAAAAATACATAAAAAATGCCATAAATAGCCTAAGTAAGGGAGAAGAAAAATTCACAATAAAAGCAAATCCTGCAATTGTATTTCCTCAATTAGCTAATGCATTTAGAATGTGTTCTACAATTTGGCAAAATAGTTATATTTTTTTCTTGTTGGATGATGTCTCTACTAGATTTTTGAATGATCAAAATATTATTCGTCTTGTATCTTCTTTATTATTTCAAAATGAATTTTGTTCTTTTAAATTTACTACTGAAGCTCAAACTCTCGAGATGGTCATTAATTCCCCAGGGAATATAGAACAAGCTAGAATAGGAAGGGATTATAATGTCTTTGATTTAGGCTATCAAGTTAATGAAAAGGTTCATTCAAATAAGAAAGATGGCATTGCTTTTGTTGAAAAAATACTTTATAAAAGAGCAAATTTTCATAATAGTCATCCTAAGAATATTACCCCTTCGCAAATTTTAGGTGATGCAAGTCTTCAATCAATTGCAGAGAATATAGCTAAACCAAGTAAAGCTTCTGAAAAGAAAGGATTATATCATGGAATTACGGCTTTAGCAGGAGTTTGTGTCGGAGATATTGGTGATATTATCACTCTTTATGAAATGATTTTAAAGAAGCGTAATTTCGAAACTCCAGTATCGCCTGTTAATCAAAACGAATGTTATCTTGAGCTGTGTAATTCTAGACTTTTTGACATTGATCGTCGAGAAAGTCGATTATTTGACTTTGCAGAAGCATTTGCAGAAGCAGCTCATTATTTGCTTATCCAATCTTATAAGCAGAGCAAAAAAACTTCAAACATAAGGTTAAGGCAGTATTCTTCGATTTTCATTAATGTATCAAATGGTGATACCATAAAACAATACAAGCAGGTAAGAGAATTAATAGATGCTGGGATTTTTAACTTTTCAGGAGGCCCACAGGCATCAAGAACAAATAGGCAGGGGGTTAAACCTCAACAACAATTCAAACTAACTTATAGAAAATTGTATGGGATTAACAAACATATTGGTTTGGCTCAATCCGATAGATTCGAATTGTCAGGAGAATCTTTAGAAGAATGGCTGAATAATCCTAAAAAAGGAAAAGATATTTTGATCAGAAACTTAAAGAAAGGAACTGATGAAATCGAAGTTGATGGTCTAGCGGATATTGATGATAGTTCTAAAGTTGAATTAGATAAACCATATCAAATGTCATTTTTTGATGAAGATCTTTTTGGAGATGAAACAGATGATCAAGATGAAATAACAACAATTGAAAACATAGCAAAAGATAAAACTCCAAATGTTTCAACCATCACTTACAGTAAGCTTAAAAAAAATGGTATTTATCAAATAATGGTAGGCCTTGGATTTGAAGAATGTACTTTAAAATCGTTTGAGAATATATTACAAATAGCTCCTCAGAATGCTACCTTAATAAAATTTAAAGAAGAAGGTAAATCAAAAGAAATGGTTGATAGATTAAGTTCTTTAAATGTAGTAATGAACACAGTTGAATATTCGGATGTTATTACTGGAAATTTGAATCTTTATTCTGAAAATACTCTTTTTGATATAACAGGATTGCCTCAATCTATAATTTTCACCTCAATACGTAACTCTCTTATTAATCAAGAGAACGTAAATTTTGCTTATACTAGTGCCGAAATTTACTATCCATTAAATGAAGATATAGAAACGCTCTTGTTAAAGCACGAAGCTAAAGATAAAACTTATTTTTTAGAATCATTATCAGACATTTTGAAAGGAGAGCAAGGGCCATATAAACTAATTCCATTACTTCCTAAAGAAATTAATCCTGCTGCGAGAAGAGTGTTGGTTGCATTTTCATCTCCAAAACATGAGAGATTATTTACTTTGTTGGATGAACGGGAGTATGATAAGATTTTAATTATAGTTCCAACTGAAGATGGACCAAGAAATAAACTCGCAAGAATAGCAGCAGAGGTTGTTGTGAGAAAATTTAACCATGCAGAGATAAAGGAATTTGGAGGTGATAGTTTACAAGAGCTTATGAAATATTTGTCACTCCAATATCAAAAATATTTTATAAATAATAATTATAGTTTTGAAATAGCAATAACTGGAAATAAATTACAAACAGTTGCTTGTGCAGCAATTTGTGCAACATACAAAGTAAACCAATGTTGGTACTTGCAACCAACAGAATGGGACTCCAAAAGGTTTACTCAAGGATATGGAGATACACAATTATACTCAATTAATAAAGTATGCTAG
- a CDS encoding ATP-binding protein, whose protein sequence is MLDFTEYISEETPPKANAMINTFRAFGYNLQTAIADIIDNSISAKAGNVWINYVWDGTNSWVTILDDGEGMSRSSLVNAMTPGSKDPNDERDENDLGRFGLGLKTSSFSQCKVLTVASKAEDHAILKRCWDLDFVNQTGKWSLLDYISDESFLDKLSELKSGTLVLWQNLDRLVGNSHKDNDAARNVFLEEFALVEEHLGLVFHRYLQKNKLKIFINGIQIQPWDPFMKEEYGGQLICAEGPDANNVTIKCYVLPHISNIDAEARKKAKTDDWYKLQGFYIYRNERLLLYGDWLGLFPKNEHYKNARILIDIPNKLDHLWKIDIKKATATPSISIRKDLVRLGKMTRLAAANIYRFRGNQIMLDDSITSFDFQSVWKASKLRDGSVKYYINQDHPIITRLFNSDNIDKSDLKMLLNLIGNSTPIESIIQNYSENPESFELRSEKSELEEGTISLARLMFDSLLQTGLSHDFALKQIFHIQPFNEYPQLIEYLK, encoded by the coding sequence ATGCTAGATTTTACAGAATATATTTCAGAAGAAACCCCGCCGAAAGCAAATGCTATGATCAATACGTTCAGAGCGTTTGGTTACAACTTGCAAACAGCCATTGCTGACATTATTGACAATAGTATTTCGGCTAAAGCAGGTAATGTTTGGATTAATTATGTTTGGGATGGTACAAATTCTTGGGTAACAATACTTGATGACGGAGAAGGTATGAGTCGCAGTTCTCTTGTAAATGCTATGACTCCAGGAAGTAAAGACCCGAATGACGAAAGAGATGAAAATGATTTAGGAAGATTTGGGCTTGGCCTTAAAACTTCTTCATTCTCTCAGTGTAAGGTTTTGACTGTTGCCTCAAAAGCAGAGGATCATGCTATATTAAAAAGATGCTGGGACTTAGATTTTGTAAATCAGACTGGAAAATGGTCATTACTTGATTATATATCTGATGAAAGTTTTCTGGATAAGCTTTCTGAATTGAAATCAGGAACATTAGTTTTATGGCAAAACCTTGATAGGCTTGTAGGCAACTCTCACAAAGATAATGATGCAGCCCGTAATGTGTTTCTTGAAGAGTTTGCACTTGTTGAGGAGCATCTGGGATTAGTTTTTCATAGATATCTCCAGAAAAATAAGCTGAAAATATTTATAAATGGAATTCAGATACAACCTTGGGATCCATTTATGAAAGAAGAATATGGTGGACAGCTTATTTGCGCAGAAGGACCGGATGCAAATAATGTAACTATTAAATGTTATGTTTTGCCTCATATTTCAAATATAGATGCTGAAGCCAGAAAAAAAGCCAAAACAGATGACTGGTATAAGTTGCAGGGGTTCTACATCTATAGAAATGAGAGACTTTTGCTTTATGGTGATTGGCTAGGTCTGTTTCCTAAAAATGAACATTATAAGAATGCCAGGATTTTAATTGATATTCCAAATAAACTTGACCATCTTTGGAAGATAGATATTAAGAAAGCTACAGCTACACCTTCAATTTCTATACGGAAAGACTTGGTCCGTTTAGGTAAAATGACAAGGCTTGCAGCTGCAAATATTTATCGTTTCAGAGGAAATCAGATTATGCTAGATGATTCAATTACTAGTTTTGATTTTCAGTCTGTTTGGAAAGCGTCGAAGTTGAGAGACGGCTCAGTTAAGTATTATATTAATCAGGATCATCCTATTATAACACGTTTATTCAATTCTGATAATATAGATAAAAGTGATTTGAAAATGCTTCTGAATCTTATTGGGAACTCAACTCCTATTGAATCTATTATTCAAAATTATAGCGAAAATCCCGAAAGTTTTGAATTGAGATCAGAAAAATCAGAACTCGAAGAAGGAACTATTTCACTTGCCAGACTTATGTTTGACTCATTGCTTCAAACTGGTCTTAGTCATGATTTTGCTCTTAAGCAGATCTTTCATATTCAGCCTTTTAATGAATATCCCCAGTTAATAGAATACCTTAAATAG
- a CDS encoding Z1 domain-containing protein, giving the protein MIENARNIAHILLAKYKRKDITIETIVEEVDNIYLMPAFKDINKEELISLLVGDFEIHAKEATLLVAEDIKPWLYEEKSKIKPELWNRYRIYMNQKDSSFPLGNLDDITDKILDKCVNPKTKGRWDRRGMVVGNVQSGKTANYTGLINKATDAGYKLIIVIAGIHNSLRAQTQYRIDEGFIGRDSSDFILKKRNNKIGVGLIKADTEIYSYTSTDNKGDFNRATATRLNVPIGGKSPTVLVIKKNKSILENLILWLYNFANEDLNGDKKIFDVPLLVIDDEADNASVNSGTEIDIKTINRLIRTLLNLFNQNTFIGYTATPYANIFIPTAWSEEVETMVKDVRLKVGEDLFPRDFIVNIPPPSNYIGAVKVFGYENNETGEDFKGLDIIRLANDQEPYFPLRLNSINKNELPDEVPSSLKRAIKSFILTCAIRRLRGQENKHNSMLVHVALYVTWIDRVAWLVNEIVRDYKLQIRSGQGPLLEELKSLFIEDFVPTTDNIIENLSYKDYKIKKHEWDEVKDVLIDAVMKIEVRAVHGTKNTRNLEFHNIEDINYNDYDNGMSVIAVGGNRLARGITLEGLSVSYYLRTTRLYDSLMQMGRWFGFRPGYVDLCRLYTTEQLINWYRHVTLATEEMRADFDEMSAQNKRPVDYQLKVRTHPEMVAINRLSITSAYKMRDTERIAVSYSGKTIQTYIFEKSKSVVLNNYKSFTSLLSKFKTPDREEPNTLLWRNINSDLVVDFIASYKQNYFNDNVLCSYIEKQRKDGNLLKWSVAVILNSQSNVSAGGILNGLPVKMHTFIWANGKAEGGLPARNFQDNINTLIVAGGKNSILDKRARMVDLNLQVLNPTEDIIKTRRNELETPLLVLYPFDPRISDQLDSECPLVGYGVLFPTFQNEFKVEYVARQIAFDDEDSQVDDDMDLDDE; this is encoded by the coding sequence ATGATTGAAAATGCCAGAAACATTGCTCACATTTTGCTTGCCAAGTATAAACGGAAAGATATTACAATTGAGACAATAGTTGAAGAAGTTGATAATATCTACTTAATGCCAGCATTTAAAGATATTAATAAAGAAGAACTAATATCATTACTTGTAGGAGATTTTGAGATTCATGCTAAAGAAGCTACTCTTCTTGTAGCAGAAGATATTAAGCCTTGGTTGTATGAAGAAAAATCAAAAATTAAGCCTGAATTGTGGAATCGGTACAGGATTTATATGAATCAAAAAGATTCGTCTTTTCCACTTGGTAATCTGGATGATATTACGGATAAGATTCTGGATAAATGCGTAAATCCAAAAACTAAGGGACGTTGGGATAGGCGTGGAATGGTCGTTGGTAATGTTCAATCAGGAAAAACAGCAAACTATACAGGGCTGATAAATAAAGCTACAGATGCCGGCTACAAATTGATTATTGTGATTGCTGGAATTCACAATAGTTTGAGAGCACAAACACAATATAGAATTGATGAGGGATTTATTGGAAGAGACAGTTCTGATTTTATATTGAAAAAGAGAAATAACAAAATAGGTGTAGGGCTAATAAAGGCAGACACTGAAATCTATTCATATACTTCTACAGATAATAAAGGTGATTTTAATCGGGCAACTGCTACAAGATTAAATGTGCCGATTGGAGGTAAAAGTCCGACAGTTTTAGTAATCAAAAAGAATAAAAGTATCCTGGAGAATCTTATTTTATGGCTTTATAATTTTGCTAACGAAGATTTAAATGGAGATAAAAAGATTTTCGATGTTCCATTACTTGTAATTGATGATGAAGCGGATAATGCTTCTGTTAATTCCGGGACAGAAATAGATATCAAAACAATAAATAGATTAATCCGAACTTTACTGAATCTGTTTAATCAGAATACATTTATTGGCTATACTGCAACACCTTATGCTAATATATTTATTCCTACAGCATGGAGTGAGGAGGTGGAGACAATGGTTAAGGATGTAAGACTAAAAGTGGGAGAAGATCTATTTCCTCGAGATTTTATTGTGAACATTCCACCGCCTTCCAATTATATTGGAGCTGTAAAGGTTTTTGGTTATGAAAATAATGAAACAGGTGAAGATTTCAAGGGGTTAGATATTATCCGTTTAGCAAATGATCAGGAACCTTATTTCCCACTTAGATTAAATAGTATAAATAAGAATGAATTGCCAGATGAAGTTCCTTCAAGTTTAAAAAGAGCTATTAAATCATTTATACTTACTTGTGCAATCCGTAGACTTAGAGGACAGGAAAATAAGCATAATTCGATGTTAGTTCACGTTGCTTTGTATGTGACATGGATTGACAGAGTTGCCTGGTTAGTAAATGAAATAGTCAGAGATTATAAATTGCAAATCCGTTCTGGTCAAGGACCTTTGCTAGAAGAACTTAAATCACTCTTTATTGAAGATTTTGTACCTACAACAGATAATATTATTGAGAACCTTTCATACAAAGATTATAAAATAAAAAAACACGAATGGGATGAGGTTAAAGATGTCTTGATCGATGCAGTGATGAAAATCGAAGTTCGTGCTGTTCATGGAACGAAGAATACACGGAATCTAGAATTTCACAATATAGAAGATATTAACTACAACGATTATGATAATGGGATGTCGGTAATTGCTGTTGGTGGTAATAGATTAGCCCGTGGAATTACACTTGAAGGCTTATCAGTAAGTTATTATCTCAGAACTACAAGGCTTTATGACTCTCTGATGCAAATGGGCAGATGGTTTGGCTTTCGGCCAGGATATGTCGATTTGTGCAGACTTTATACAACTGAACAACTGATAAACTGGTACAGGCATGTAACTCTGGCAACTGAAGAAATGCGTGCTGATTTCGATGAAATGTCTGCTCAGAATAAACGACCTGTAGATTATCAGTTGAAGGTCAGAACTCATCCGGAAATGGTAGCAATAAATAGGTTAAGTATTACCAGTGCCTATAAAATGCGTGATACAGAAAGAATTGCTGTAAGCTATTCAGGTAAAACAATTCAGACTTATATTTTTGAAAAAAGTAAATCTGTAGTTTTGAATAATTACAAGAGTTTTACTTCTTTATTATCGAAGTTTAAAACTCCGGACAGAGAAGAACCCAATACACTTTTGTGGAGGAATATAAACTCAGATTTAGTAGTTGATTTTATAGCATCTTACAAGCAAAACTATTTCAATGATAATGTTTTGTGTAGCTATATTGAAAAGCAAAGGAAAGATGGCAATCTATTGAAATGGTCAGTAGCAGTCATTTTGAATTCTCAGAGCAATGTATCAGCGGGCGGAATATTGAATGGCTTACCTGTCAAAATGCATACTTTTATTTGGGCTAATGGTAAAGCAGAAGGTGGACTTCCTGCTCGTAACTTTCAAGATAATATAAATACATTAATAGTTGCGGGTGGTAAGAATTCAATTCTGGATAAAAGGGCGAGAATGGTTGATTTAAATCTTCAGGTTTTAAATCCGACTGAGGATATTATTAAAACGAGAAGAAATGAATTAGAAACTCCATTATTAGTTTTATATCCATTTGATCCACGTATCTCTGACCAGCTGGATAGCGAATGTCCGTTGGTGGGTTATGGCGTTTTGTTTCCAACTTTTCAAAATGAATTTAAAGTGGAATATGTTGCCCGTCAGATAGCATTTGATGATGAAGATTCTCAGGTAGATGATGACATGGATTTAGATGATGAGTAG
- a CDS encoding PD-(D/E)XK motif protein, which yields MMSRLKEIYEKQASSIKNEVVREKVESVSGVNCYIGTISFSKAKIFLLELDASLSVHANYLMRFVGVEIQILPVNKAKKELAIILLENELSDIFILFIEDIINSLTSVKNEEDAILVISEKIGYWKKLFSKFTGGLLTPQQQRGLFGELYFLRLLLENLNNKEKIVRGWQAPTGSNQDFYYNGIAIEVKTSKSNNPSIKISNELQLDTTGLINLYLAFYKLNEYPGNQNSLSGLITIIRNLLSKDYELLSEFNEKLESLGIDSETEAEYSNISYSIRDEKYYKVVSGFPQITKATINNSIFNVSYEINPIGCFDYEYNINSIISEINNGNI from the coding sequence ATGATGAGTAGATTAAAAGAAATATATGAGAAACAAGCTTCTTCAATAAAGAATGAAGTTGTAAGAGAGAAAGTAGAGAGCGTTTCTGGAGTAAATTGTTATATAGGGACTATATCTTTTTCTAAAGCAAAGATTTTTTTACTGGAATTAGATGCATCTCTTTCTGTTCATGCTAATTATTTGATGCGTTTTGTTGGCGTGGAGATTCAAATCTTACCCGTGAACAAAGCTAAAAAAGAATTAGCTATCATTCTGCTTGAAAATGAGCTTTCTGATATTTTTATTCTCTTTATAGAAGATATAATAAACTCATTGACATCTGTGAAAAATGAAGAAGATGCTATTCTCGTAATATCAGAAAAGATTGGTTATTGGAAGAAACTATTCAGTAAATTTACTGGAGGATTATTGACCCCACAACAACAACGTGGGTTATTTGGTGAATTGTATTTTCTAAGATTATTACTTGAAAATCTTAATAACAAAGAAAAAATAGTTAGAGGTTGGCAAGCCCCTACTGGTTCTAATCAGGACTTTTATTACAATGGAATAGCTATTGAAGTGAAAACGTCTAAATCTAATAATCCATCAATAAAAATATCTAATGAGTTACAGCTGGATACTACTGGACTAATTAATTTGTATCTAGCATTTTATAAATTAAATGAATATCCCGGAAATCAGAATTCACTTTCTGGATTAATAACTATTATAAGAAATCTGTTAAGCAAAGATTATGAATTGCTATCAGAATTTAATGAGAAACTAGAAAGTCTTGGAATTGATTCAGAAACAGAAGCAGAATACAGCAACATTTCTTATAGTATTAGAGATGAAAAGTATTATAAGGTGGTTTCAGGATTTCCACAAATAACTAAGGCTACTATTAATAACTCAATATTCAATGTGTCTTATGAAATAAATCCTATTGGATGTTTTGATTATGAGTATAATATTAATTCAATAATAAGCGAAATCAATAATGGCAATATCTGA